Part of the Sphingomonas morindae genome, CGATCGGCTTGGGCATGGTGGCGGAGAACATGAGCGTGCGGCGTTCGGGCGAGGCCGCGTCCAGCAGCTCCTCCAGCTCCTCGCGAAAGCCCATGTCGAGCATCTCGTCGGCCTCGTCGAGCACCACCGCGCGAAGCTGGGACAGATCGAGCGCGCCGCGCTCGAGATGGTCGCGCAGCCGGCCCGGCGTGCCGACCACGACATGCGCGCCGCCCTGCAGCGCGCGCCGCTCGCGCACCGGATCCATGCCGCCGACACAGGCGAGGATGCGCGCATTGGCCTCGGCATAGAGCCAGGCCAGCTCGCGATTGACCTGGAGCGCCAGCTCGCGCGTCGGCGCGATCACCAGCGCCAGCGGCGCGGCGGGCCCGGCCATGCGCTCGGCGCCGGCGAGCAGCTCGGGCGCCATGGCGAGCCCGAAGGCCACCGTCTTGCCCGAGCCGGTCTGCGCCGAGACGATCAGATCGCGGCCGGCGGCCTCGGGCGCGAGCACCGCCGCCTGGACGGGGGTGAGGCTTTCATAGCCGCGCGCGGCGATCGCCCTGGCGAGGGCGGGAGGAACGGAGTCGATAGGCATGGCGGCCCCTTCGGCCTGAAAGCCGCCGGACACAAGTCCGGCAACGAAAAAGAAAGGCCGGCCCGCAATTGGGCCGGCCCCGTTTCCGCCGAGCGGGCGTGGCGATCAGGCCGCGACGCGCACCGCGGTCGCCTCGCCTTCGATCGCTTCCGGCTGCTGGCCGTCGATCAGAATGCGGCGGGGCTTCTTGTGCTCGGGCACTTCACGCTTCAGCTCGATGTTGAGCAGGCCGTTGTCGAAGCCGGCGCCCACCACCTTGATCGTATCGGCGAGCTGGAAGCGGCGCTCGAAGGCGCGCTTCGCGATGCCGCGATGCAGGAACTGGCGGTTGGCGTCCTCGGCGCGCGGTTCGGCCTTGCCGATCACGATGAGCACATTGTCCTGCACCGTCAGCTCCAGCTCGTCACGGGCAAAGCCGGCGACGGCCATGGAGATGCGGTAATCGTCCTCGGCGACCTTCTCGATATTGTACGGCGGATAGGCATCGCCCTCGCCACGGGTGGCGAAGTCGACCAGCCGGTTCAGATTCTCGAAGCCGATCGAAGACCGGAGCAGGGGGGTGAAATCAAGAGTACGCATTGGTCCAAACCCTTTTGGCGATTGAACGATAAGCGAGCCCGCGGCACTCCGCCGGGCCGGCCGCGACACCCCTCTGGGGCGGCATCGCGACGAGGCGTGAGATGGGAAGGGGCCGGGTCTTTTCAAGAGGCCGTCGATGGTCGAACGGGTCTCGCCCCGGGACGCGGCGGGGACGGCGATGGTTTCGTTTCCGCGCGGCGCGTGCCATGGCGAGCGGGATGCCGCAGGCCTTCTCCGATCCCGTCGTCGCGCCGCTCATCGATGCGCTCTACACCGAAGCCATGCTGCTGGCGGACGAGGCGCGCGGCTATTTCGAATATGAGGGGCGGCTCGACCGGGACGCGCTCGCGCCGCGCGACCGCATCGCCTTTTCCTGTGAATCGCTGCGCGTCACCACGCGGCTGATGCATGTGATCGCCTGGCTGCTGGGGCGCCGCGCGGTGCTGGCGGGCGAGCTTGAGGCGGCCCGGGCGAGCGAGGGCGAGTGGCGGCTCGGCCTCGTCACCAACGCGCTCGAGGACCATGGCGCGCGGCTGCCGGAGGGCGCGCGGCGCATCATCGATGCCAGCATCGATCTCCATGCGCGCGCGGCGCGGCTGGACACGCAATTCGCCGAGGCCGAGGCGGGCGGCCTGTCCGGCCCCGCCAATGCGCTGCTCGATCGGCTGCGCCAGATCTACTGAGCGCCGACTCTCACCGCGCGTCGGCGGCGGCCGCGTCGATCAGCCGGGCGAGCGCGATGTCGCGCTCGGATACGCCGCCCGCGTCATGCGTCGTCAGCACGATCTCGACGCGATTATAGACGTTCGACCATTCCGGATGATGATCGGCCTTTTCCGCCGCCAGTGCGATCCGCGTCATGAAGCCGAAGGCGGCGTTGAAATCGGCGAAGCGAAAGCTGCGGCGGATGGCGTCGCGGTCAGCATCCCATTGCCATTGGGGCAGGGCGGCCAGCGCTTCGGCGCGCGCGCTTTCGGAGAGGCGGCTGATCATGCGCCGGTGCTGCCCCGGCCGGCCGCCGGCGTCAACCGCCGGCGCGACGCGGCCGCCCCGGTGCATGGCCGCTCTGGCGCGGCCCGGCCGGCGCTTGCTATACAGATGGCCATGGACCTGTAACATACCAGTCGGTAGAAAAAGGTTGCACGGGGCTGCGATCCGGCTATTGCCGCACCGCACAAAGGGAGCGTTCATGAGCCGCACTGCGTATTCCGCCGCCCTCCTCCTGTGCGTGGCGGCCTGCCACAAGCAGCAGCCCCCGGCGGCGCCGCCGGCCCCCACCGTGTCCGTCGCCCAGCCTCTGCAGCGCGACGTGGTGAATTGGGACGAGTATATCGGCCATTTCGAGGCGCCGCAGTCGGTCGATCTGCGCGCCCGCGTCACCGGCGTCGTCACCAAGATCCTGTTCCGCGACGGGCAGGATGTGCGCGCCGGCCAGCCGCTGTTCGTGATCGATCCGCGCCCCTATGAGGCGCAGCTCCGCCAGGCCGAGGCGCAGGTCGCCAGCTCGCGCGCCACGCTCATCAACGCGCAGGCGGTGGAGGCGCGCTCGGCGCAGCTCGTCCAGGCGCAGGCGGTGAGCCGCGAGGAGCTGGAGAACAACCAGGCGCAGACGCGCACCGCGCGCGCCAATCTCCAGTCGGCCGAGGCGCAGCTCTACAATGCGCGGCTCAATCTCGGCTTCACCACGGTGCGCGCGCCGGTCGCGGGGCGCGTGTCCAGCCGCCGCGTGTCGCTGGGCGATCAGGTGACGAGCGGCGATACCCTGCTCACCACCGTCGTGTCGCTCGATCCGATCTGGTTCACCTTCGACGGCGCCGAAAGCTTCTACCTGAAATATCTGCGGCAGGCGCAGGAAGGCCAGCGCAAATCCTCGCGCGTGGCGCCCAACCCGGTGGACATCCAGCTCTCCGACGAGAGCGGCTATCGCTGGCACGGCCATATGGCCTTTGTCGACAATGCGGTGGATCCGGCGGCCGGGACGATCCGCGCCCATGCCGTGGTCGCCAATCCCGATCATTTCCTCACCCCGGGCCTGTTCGGCCGCGCGCGGCTACTCGGCTCGGGCACCTATCGCGCGATGCTGGTGCCCGACGAGGTGATCAGCGCCGATCAGTCGCGCAAGGTCGTCTATGTGCTCGGCCGCGACGGCAAGGTGGTGCAGCGCCCGGTCGAGGTCGGACCCGAGGTGATGGGGCTGCGCGCGGTGCGCGACGGCCTGGCGCCCACCGATCTCGTGGTGCTCGATGGGCTGGGCGGCCTCCAGCCCGGCATGAAGGTGCAGTCGCGTCGCACCACCATCAAGCCGCGCTCCGCCGACAGCGGGCCGCAGGTGCCGCAGGTCACCGTGCCCGAACCCAGCGCGGCGACGCTCTCCGGCCAGGGGGCCTGAGGCCGCCATGCGCTTCCCGCACTTCTTCATCGAACGACCGATCTTCGCGGCGGTCGTCTCGATCCTGATCGTCATCGTCGGCGCCATCGCCTATCCGGGCCTGCCGATCGGCCAATATCCCGAGATCACGCCGCCGACCGTGACGGTGTCGACCAGCTTTCCCGGCGCCACCGCCGAGACGATGGCCGAAACCGTGGCGGTGCCGCTCGAGCAGCAGATCAACGGCGTCGAGCACATGATCTACATGTCCTCGTCCTCGCTGGGCGACGGCACGCTCACCATCACCGTCAGCTTCGCGCTCGGCACCGATGTCAACGAGGCGCAGGTGCTGGTGCAGAACCGCGTCTCCGAGGCGGAGCCGCGCCTGCCGCAGGAAAGCCGCACGATCGGCGTGACGGTCCGCAAGGCCTCGCCGGATCTGCTGCTGGTGGCGCAGTTCTTCTCGCCCGATCATTCGCTGAGCGAGCAATATGTCGCCAACTATGTGACGCTCCAGGTCACCGACCGGATCAAGCGCCTCACCGGCGTGGGCGATACCCGCA contains:
- a CDS encoding Hsp20 family protein translates to MRTLDFTPLLRSSIGFENLNRLVDFATRGEGDAYPPYNIEKVAEDDYRISMAVAGFARDELELTVQDNVLIVIGKAEPRAEDANRQFLHRGIAKRAFERRFQLADTIKVVGAGFDNGLLNIELKREVPEHKKPRRILIDGQQPEAIEGEATAVRVAA
- a CDS encoding DUF1465 family protein — its product is MASGMPQAFSDPVVAPLIDALYTEAMLLADEARGYFEYEGRLDRDALAPRDRIAFSCESLRVTTRLMHVIAWLLGRRAVLAGELEAARASEGEWRLGLVTNALEDHGARLPEGARRIIDASIDLHARAARLDTQFAEAEAGGLSGPANALLDRLRQIY
- a CDS encoding 4a-hydroxytetrahydrobiopterin dehydratase, coding for MHRGGRVAPAVDAGGRPGQHRRMISRLSESARAEALAALPQWQWDADRDAIRRSFRFADFNAAFGFMTRIALAAEKADHHPEWSNVYNRVEIVLTTHDAGGVSERDIALARLIDAAAADAR
- a CDS encoding efflux RND transporter periplasmic adaptor subunit, with protein sequence MSRTAYSAALLLCVAACHKQQPPAAPPAPTVSVAQPLQRDVVNWDEYIGHFEAPQSVDLRARVTGVVTKILFRDGQDVRAGQPLFVIDPRPYEAQLRQAEAQVASSRATLINAQAVEARSAQLVQAQAVSREELENNQAQTRTARANLQSAEAQLYNARLNLGFTTVRAPVAGRVSSRRVSLGDQVTSGDTLLTTVVSLDPIWFTFDGAESFYLKYLRQAQEGQRKSSRVAPNPVDIQLSDESGYRWHGHMAFVDNAVDPAAGTIRAHAVVANPDHFLTPGLFGRARLLGSGTYRAMLVPDEVISADQSRKVVYVLGRDGKVVQRPVEVGPEVMGLRAVRDGLAPTDLVVLDGLGGLQPGMKVQSRRTTIKPRSADSGPQVPQVTVPEPSAATLSGQGA